A stretch of the Capsicum annuum cultivar UCD-10X-F1 chromosome 8, UCD10Xv1.1, whole genome shotgun sequence genome encodes the following:
- the LOC107839322 gene encoding putative RING-H2 finger protein ATL21C, with the protein MRPMSILSLFFFLFLHHSFLSNTQKFSSNISICGNLTIQYPFQLQYENTQQNPNYFPLTCTDQGNTLLNIPFSGDFLVKEINYSSKELKLQNPSNFLPRKLLYLNLFSSSPFSASSSHLHGDLRLSWDVHLGKYGESNRASRENSNSNAPRTGSTSRKEIILIFFVGASLILPSVLCLICVSCRVFLELSHRRRIAAATAAAVATARFAPMPMIVIEGLDESTIQSYPKVVLGESRRISGINVMICAICLGEYSAGETLRCVPECEHCFHVECIDKWLKMNGTCPVCRNSLCS; encoded by the exons ATGAGACCTATGAGCATTTTGagtctcttcttttttctttttctccatcATTCTTTCCTTAGTAATACACAAAAATTCTCTTCTAACATTTCCATTTGTGGGAATCTCACCATACAATACCCTTTCCAACTACAATATGAAAACACTCAACAAAATCCAAATTATTTTCCCCTAACGTGTACTGATCAAGGTAATACACTTCTCAATATTCCATTTTCAGGAGATTTTCTTGTAAAAGAAATCAACTATTCCAGCAAAGAGCTAAAACTCCAAAATCCTTCTAATTTTCTTCCAAGAAAGCTTCTATATTTaaaccttttttcttcttctccgtTTTCGGCTTCTTCTTCTCACTTACATGGAGACCTTCGACTATCATGGGATGTTCACCTTGGCAAGTATGGAGAGAGTAACAGGGCAAGCAGAGAAAACAGCAATTCCAATGCTCCAAGAACAG GTAGTACTTCACGTAAAGAAATAATCTTGATCTTTTTTGTGGGTGCATCCCTCATTCTACCATCCGTCCTCTGTTTAATCTGCGTTTCATGCCGAGTATTTCTCGAACTAAGCCACCGCCGCCGAATTGCTGCTGCCACTGCCGCTGCAGTTGCTACGGCAAGGTTCGCACCAATGCCGATGATAGTGATAGAAGGGCTCGATGAATCCACGATTCAGTCCTATCCAAAAGTGGTTCTTGGTGAAAGCAGGCGAATTTCGGGAATAAATGTTATGATCTGCGCAATCTGCTTAGGTGAGTACAGTGCGGGAGAAACACTGAGATGCGTACCTGAATGTGAACATTGCTTCCATGTTGAATGTATTGATAAATGGTTGAAGATGAATGGGACTTGCCCTGTCTGCCGGAATTCTCTTTGTTCGTGA
- the LOC107879761 gene encoding putative RING-H2 finger protein ATL21A, whose amino-acid sequence MDNLLFFFSSFLLFSSVYANYDCPLDSICGNNSFDIRFPFGLEGPRNLQHCTYNPGFNLKCNNQGRTILNLPGAGDFYVRDIDYLTQEIQLYDPSNCLPKRLTHFQIPSSSVYKAVSYRNYTFLTCSTDSVTSLFNVIGCMSDSSTSTLATSSINLARDMKSLYNCSINNTLSLPVSWTPEFEAVFSSDLTNDLVLTWDEPNCQDCEAQRDLCGFKNATTGEIQCYDFPGTGSTKGLQIFRIVALALVVPAITGSMLITCYICYEQNRDSRRAAAALQNTTAGGAAVAPQPETNIGLDDSTIESYTKVVLGESRRVPGLNHGTCPICLGEYHAKETVRCIPECEHCFHAECIDEWLKIKGTCPLCRNNPSPVHVNSS is encoded by the exons ATGGACAATTTGctattcttcttttcctcttttcttctcttttcatctGTTTATGCAAACTATGATTGCCCCCTGGATTCCATTTGTGGAAACAATAGTTTTGACATACGATTTCCTTTTGGACTAGAAGGGCCACGAAATCTTCAACACTGTACGTATAATCCTGGTTTCAATCTTAAATGCAACAATCAAGGCAGAACAATTCTAAATCTTCCAGGTGCCGGGGATTTCTATGTTCGCGATATCGACTAcctgactcaagaaattcaactCTACGATCCATCAAATTGCCTTCCTAAAAGGCTTACTCATTTTCAAATTCCTTCTTCTTCCGTCTACAAGGCTGTTTCGTATCGAAACTatactttcttgacttgttctaCAGATTCGGTGACGTCGCTGTTCAATGTTATTGGTTGTATGAGTGATTCTAGTACCTCAACTTTAGCTACTTCTTCAATAAACCTTGCAAGAGATATGAAAAGTTTGTACAACTGCAGTATAAATAACACTTTGTCTCTACCTGTTTCCTGGACTCCTGAATTTGAGGCAGTTTTTTCAAGTGATCTTACTAATGATCTTGTGTTAACATGGGATGAACCAAATTGCCAAGATTGTGAAGCACAACGAGATCTTTGTGGGTTTAAGAATGCAACTACTGGAGAAATTCAATGCTATGATTTTCCAGGAACAG GCAGTACAAAAGGTCTACAAATTTTCCGAATTGTTGCACTAGCCTTAGTGGTACCAGCCATCACAGGTTCAATGCTTATAACATGTTACATCTGCTATGAACAAAACCGAGATAGCCGCCGAGCCGCAGCAGCTCTCCAGAACACTACTGCCGGTGGAGCAGCCGTAGCACCACAACCGGAAACGAATATCGGCCTCGATGACTCGACGATCGAATCGTACACAAAAGTTGTCCTAGGAGAAAGTAGGAGAGTTCCAGGGCTAAATCATGGAACTTGTCCAATATGTTTGGGAGAGTACCATGCAAAAGAGACAGTGAGATGCATACCTGAATGTGAGCATTGCTTCCATGCTGAATGCATTGATGAATGGTTAAAGATTAAGGGTACTTGCCCTCTCTGTAGAAATAATCCTTCCCCTGTTCATGTTAATTCTTCATAA
- the LOC107879263 gene encoding RING-H2 finger protein ATL20-like: MASHQLVIFVLIVTICLVVPSSLLVICIAFRFRVAGIHRQHSESGGESAVEAGASHAIGLDETTIQSYQKIVVDERGQLVSVCKGESSCSICLAEYIAGEIARCMPGCQHCFHIDCVDKWLKMNTTCPVCRKCLLFSKLHDKVVPNL, encoded by the coding sequence ATGGCAAGTCATCAATTAGTCATTTTTGTTCTAATAGTTACCATATGTCTTGTTGTACCATCCTCCTTGTTAGTAATCTGTATAGCATTTCGTTTTCGCGTGGCTGGCATTCACCGCCAGCATTCAGAGAGTGGCGGTGAATCAGCCGTGGAGGCTGGGGCCAGCCACGCGATTGGTCTTGATGAGACAACCATTCAGTCATACcaaaaaattgttgttgatgaaCGGGGGCAACTTGTTTCGGTTTGTAAGGGCGAATCGAGTTGCTCGATATGCCTAGCGGAGTACATTGCCGGAGAGATAGCAAGGTGTATGCCGGGGTGTCAACATTGCTTCCATATTGATTGTGTTGATAAGTGGTTGAAGATGAATACTACTTGTCCTGTTTGCAGAAAGTGCCTTCTCTTCTCCAAATTGCATGATAAGGTCGTGCCTAATTTGTAG
- the LOC107879264 gene encoding putative RING-H2 finger protein ATL21A, with protein MDNLLLLFVFFLLFSSVYANYDCPPDSTCGNNRFDIRFPFGLQGPQNLRHCTYPGFNLKCNNRGRATLNVPGAGNFYVRDIDYLTQEIQLYDPFNCLPKRLTEFQIPSSSPFRAVYYRNYTFLTCSTDLVTSRINVIGCMSNSTISTLATSSMSLAREMISLYNCSVNSTLSLPSSWTSEYEPVFSSDLNNDLVLTWDEPNCQNCEAKRDHCGFKNATTGEVRCFDAPGTGSTKIMKIFRIVALALVIPAITCSMAMTFYICYEQSRESRQAAATLPNTTAGGAAVVPHEPETTIGLDDSTIESYTKVVLGESRRVPGPNHGTCPICLADYHPKETVRCIPECEHCFHAECIDAWLKINGTCPVCRNNPSPVHVNSS; from the exons ATGGACAATTTGCTACTCCTCTTtgtctttttccttctcttttcatCTGTTTATGCAAACTATGATTGCCCTCCGGATTCCACTTGTGGAAATAATCGTTTTGACATCCGATTTCCTTTTGGATTACAAGGGCCACAAAATCTTCGACATTGTACATATCCTGGTTTCAACCTAAAATGCAACAATCGAGGCAGAGCAACTCTAAATGTTCCAGGTGCAGGGAATTTCTATGTAAGAGATATCGACTACCTGACACAAGAAATTCAACTCTACGATCCATTTAATTGCCTCCCAAAACGGCTTACTGAGTTTCaaattccttcttcttctcccttCAGGGCTGTCTACTATCGAAATTatactttcttgacttgttcgaCAGATTTGGTCACGTCTCGTATCAATGTTATTGGTTGTATGAGTAATTCTACTATATCCACTTTGGCTACTTCTTCAATGAGTCTTGCAAGAGAAATGATAAGTTTGTATAACTGCAGTGTAAATAGCACTTTGTCTCTTCCTTCCTCGTGGACTTCCGAATATGAGCCAGTTTTTTCAAGTGACCTCAATAATGATCTTGTGTTAACATGGGATGAACCAAACTGCCAAAATTGTGAAGCGAAACGAGATCATTGTGGGTTTAAGAATGCAACTACTGGAGAAGTTCGATGCTTTGATGCTCCTGGAACAG GCAgtacaaaaattatgaaaattttccGAATTGTTGCACTAGCCTTAGTGATACCAGCCATCACATGTTCAATGGCTATGACATTTTACATCTGTTATGAGCAAAGCCGAGAGAGCCGGCAAGCGGCCGCTACTCTCCCGAACACTACTGCCGGTGGAGCAGCCGTAGTACCACATGAACCGGAAACGACTATCGGCCTTGACGACTCAACGATCGAATCGTACACAAAAGTTGTCCTAGGAGAAAGTAGGAGAGTTCCAGGGCCAAATCATGGAACTTGTCCAATTTGTTTGGCAGACTACCATCCGAAAGAGACGGTGAGATGCATACCTGAATGTGAACATTGCTTCCATGCTGAATGCATTGATGCATGGTTAAAGATTAATGGTACTTGTCCTGTTTGTAGAAATAATCCTTCCCCTGTTCATGTTAATTCTTCATAG